A window from Bufo bufo chromosome 1, aBufBuf1.1, whole genome shotgun sequence encodes these proteins:
- the LOC120978477 gene encoding posterior protein-like, whose protein sequence is MGEQWRAERSQLGEQIEKIGDNLRSIATASSVEMDDLRATVCNLSERNCELQEQLEQCNANFNMKSRLVGSLQLKLSHMEELVMSLERKLEDANSQLLRKEQWILSLNEREDTSVLTINEKLTLCPILGEFNTLESPMCLSNKFEAMVQKYTLTDKDACSLLKAWVPAPLAAQVSAYENDNLDAEGRMQELQRALKSRDDRGINALQTMRFRRGDYPILFCNQYLSLYKSVYNCPGMSADDSSFIYSMANICYLNYPNRIALRNANSYQSFINILRDWCEESSDGYRSDADISVVSRGTRRNKFIRCYKCHRLGHIQRFCRTPDISSLIPDDKSISTQDKESIPKEPDLMDNSLGESRNAEGKKEEITDNNGPHPPNSQQPWGTSILMFAPWATLPFWLHAVGPK, encoded by the exons ATGGGGGAGCAATGGAGAGCAGAAAGGAGTCAACTTGGAGAGCAGATAGAGAAAATTGGAGATAATCTTAGGAGCATTGCAACTGCCTCCAGTGTTGAAATGGATGACTTGAGGGCTACGGTGTGCAATTTATCCGAAAGAAATTGTGAGCTGCAAGAACAATTGGAACAATGCAATGCAAACTTCAATATGAAGAGTAGGCTTGTTGGTTCATTGCAACTAAAATTATCTCATATGGAGGAATTGGTAATGTCGTTGGAAAGGAAATTGGAAGATGCAAACTCCCAGCTACTTAGAAAGGAGCAATGGATATTATCCCTCAATGAAC GGGAGGACACTAGTGTACTCACAATTAATGAAAAACTTACATTGTGCCCGATTCTGGGTGAGTTTAATACACTGGAGTCACCCATGTGCCTGTCTAATAAATTTGAGGCTATGGTACAGAAATACACTTTGACTGATAAAGATGCATGCTCTCTTCTAAAGGCTTGGGTGCCAGCACCTCTAGCAGCCCAGGTATCTGCATATGAGAATGACAACTTAGATGCAGAGGGAAGGATGCAAGAACTGCAGCGTGCGTTAAAAAGTCGTGATGATAGAGGGATAAATGCGTTACAAACAATGAGATTTAGAAGAGGAGATTACCCTAtattgttctgtaaccaatatctTTCATTGTACAAAAGTGTGTATAACTGTCCTGGTATGTCTGCTGATGATTCAAGCTTCATATACTCAATGGCCAATATATGTTATCTGAACTATCCTAATAGGATTGCCCTCAGAAATGCCAATTCATACCAGAGTTTTATCAATATACTTAGAGACTGGTGTGAAGAATCCAGTGATGGTTATAGATCAGATGCAGATATATCAGTAGTGAGCAGAGGTACAAGAAGGAATAAATTCATCAGGTGTTACAAATGTCACAGACTAGGGCACATTCAGAGATTTTGTAGAACCCCCGATATTTCCAGCCTGATACCGGATGATAAAAGTATATCCACCCAGGACAAGGAAAGCATACCAAAGGAGCCTGATCTAATGGATAACAGCCTTGGGGAGTCAAGAAATGCTGAGGGGAAAAAGGAGGAGATTACAGATAACAATGGCCCCCACCCTCCAAATAGCCAACAGCCATGGGGGACGAGCATACTAATGTTTGCACCCTGGGCTACTCTTCCATTTTGGCTTCATGCAGTTGGTCCCAAATAG